Sequence from the Rutidosis leptorrhynchoides isolate AG116_Rl617_1_P2 unplaced genomic scaffold, CSIRO_AGI_Rlap_v1 contig501, whole genome shotgun sequence genome:
ACTCACAATTAAAACTTACTTTAGAAAAAAAATTTGAAGTTTGTACTCTGTAATTTAGGTATTGACTAAAGATTTAGTGCTAAAAACGTTATCGTTTTGGCTTTTCAGATTCACTAAAAATTTAACgtatttagataataataataattaaatatatacgtTTTTAAATGTAtctaaaaaattaaaataatatttattttttgACGAGTAATTTCGATTTATCTCTTTTACTAtattctatataaaaaaaatagaaaataagGGGTCATTTTGATCAATAACTGGGATCAATTTAGTTGCATGACTATCAAATCTCACCTAAAGTTATTAATAAGTGGGTCTGTAGTTTATTGGTATGTATTTAATATTCTAAAACGATATATACAaactttttaaaacatttttatCTCATTCAATCCTGAAAACAATTTTTTCGATTTACTATCATTTATTGTATTAAAAATTGGAACATGTCCATGTTTTTTTTTACTTGAACAAGTTGGTTGACAGTTGACACTACGAAAATTCGATATGGCCGGCTCAATCTACCACGTACTATGAATGAAGACTTCCGGAAAACGACAAAATATGAGGTAAAAATCACAAAACGACAAAATAACCTAAAGGACAAAACGAATTTCTACCCTTTACTCGTAGGGAGGGGGGATGGCAATCGATATTAAGAAATGGGTAATCCGTACGTATCCGACTTCATTATTCGAGATTCGAGATGGATATCCGACTGTTTTTATCGACAGACGGATTTGAGTATTGAAGTTAGTATTCGATTTGGATTCGGATATCTCGACAAAATTTGATAGATATCCAATTAAATATCATCAGAAAGTCCCTTTCAATATTGCTTATAATATTTCATTATGTGGTAGATAAATTAAATTCATAGGAGTATTTTTATTTcctaatcattaacttataacttGAATTTATGTTGGAATGATAATTAAAGTCCCCTTCAATGCTTAtaagttataattaataataccatATTAAATTGAATAAACACAATATTACAAAAGAGACATTTTGTTATGAATGAATAAATAACCCATTTTTTTGTATTCTCAAATATTCGACTGTATACTGAATCAGACAGTCTTTAACGTTACACACCACGGCTGATCGTTGACCAGAGCAATTTCCTTAatcttttttataataataataataaggttaaatgAACTGGGACCATCTTAATCTACAGACAAAAAACAAATAAAGTCAacaataattaaattaaaaataattaaattgcACATACATTCATGTTTTGTTTATTAGTTTAGCCAGCTGCACGATTGACCAATAATATATCCCAtccttaattattatttttaaattagtaATTTTCATTATACGTTGAATTGGAAGGAATACTATTTGATGATTTCAAAACTTAAATGGAgggtattttttaaatatttttttaaaagttaATTCTGCATGTTTAATATAATTATGACTTAAAAAGAGAAATTAACAGAAAAGAcagaattattatattaaataaagttataataataataatagaacactAAAGATTGGTACAATCCCCATTTACAAAATATATTTTACATCCTACAGAGCTTTAAACAATCCTAGGCAAAGAAAGTCTGTCTCTTTCAAAGACTGGCTAAGATAACTTCCATGTTAAGGCAGCAGAACAGTAAAAATGGCAGGCTGCCTTGTAATGCTTAATTTTCCTTATCATGAGCTCCTCCCTAAATCTTTCCCGGAGAACTCGCCTCCTCCAAAAGATGTCGCCATGTCTAATCCACCACCGATAGATGTAATCAGAGCCGATAGACCACCGGTAGCGCTACCACCGCCGACCGCCATTCCCAATCCGAGGAAATCGAGAGTAGTTTGCCGTGGCCCCATCATTAACTCCTTCAATCCAGACCCTCCATTGGCCAAACCGAGTCCTAGCCCTGCCGCGGAGGAATTCTCCGCCACGTAAATCTGCCGTCCCCATGGCAGATTCTCCTGCTGAGCGGCTGGCGACGGAGAAGACGACATTATGCCGAACCCTCGTAGCAAAGAGGCGTTGGTGGCCGCTGCTCCCATCTGAGCAGCTTTCTGAAGCAAAGCTGTGGCGGACATAGCCGGTGGCTGATGAGTTGGCGCAGGAGCATACTGCTGCCTACAATCTTGTCCGAAAAGAGAAGACCCGTGATTGGTCGAGAGGCGGAGAGATATAGGATCTGTCGACGAAGGTGGAGCGAGATCTGCAGCGCGATCCGGATGCGACATAGCTCGGATTAGATCGGAAAATGGTGGAGGCTGAGGAGGTTGTAAGCTGCTAGAAGTAGTTGAGGAAGTAAATAAGCTTGCAAACACAGTGCTACTGGCACTTCCATTGCTGCTCGAGCTAGTCGAACTACTACAGCTTCCATGATTGTTTAAACCATTTGTCATTGGTGCTTCTTCGATAATCGGTGTGGGATTTTCAGGCACCTCTGCACAAAAAAAATGAAATAAGTATTAGATTAAAATGCAACGATCATTTAAATTAGAAAGTAGAAACTTTTTGAGGAAAAAAAAAGAAAAGCAGAATCGATAATGGCTTCCTTCCTTTTCTACAAAGCCAGTTTCTTTCTACATGTCACTTTTTAAGTCTTTGACAAGCTTCACATTTTCTTTATCTACAGAAATTGGGCTCGTCAACCAAACGCTCCAACGGATTAAATAACTTTATCCGACTCTCTAATCTAATGAACCAAACACTTCATTAGACAAAATAACTTTCCCTCATCCCGTTGAATCCAATCGAATGATACCATAATTTTATCCTAACCACTAACATTATCCTCAACATATTCCATATTTGTCGATCTTATCATGCGAACCAAACTAGCCCAAAGATCTTACAATTAGGAAGGAATGCATTTATTTTTCATTAGTTATATGATCAAAATACAGAAAACAGCAAAAGATCAGAACCAGACAAAAACAGGTAAACTCCAAGATCAACCAACCGAGAAAGACACAAGCATAGATTTTGTTTTGTTGTATCTATATAACTAAAAGTTCACAACCGACAAAAACACTCGAGACacaaaaatctaataaagctcCCATAAATGGATTTGAGAAAAGATATATAACCTGAACTCTGAATTGTCACACCAACTGGAGCTTGAACCTGAACCAGAGCTGGTGGCGGTGGCGGCCGGACCGACGGTGGAGGAGATGAATCATTCTGTTGGACCGGGTCAGATTCCGGGTTTAGATTCGGATTTTTAGCACTCTCTTCAGCTAAAGCATCACAAAATGCTCTGTGTGTGATAAAACTATCCCTCCTACATAAATCATAATTCAAAAGAGATTCAAAATTTGATATTTTTAAACCCAAATTTGACTAAAATTGACTAATTGTCGGATAGGAAACCTCGAAAACAATGTTCCACAATCGCATTTATACTCTCTGGTTCCACAAATCTTGGAATGAGCTTTCCAATCGGATTGAACAGCGTATTTCTTCGAACACTTGTCGCATTTCCACTTCTTCTCCCCATGTTTCCGACAA
This genomic interval carries:
- the LOC139884118 gene encoding zinc finger protein GAI-ASSOCIATED FACTOR 1-like — its product is MPVELDNSSTASGDASVSSSGGGGGGNQNPPPKSTAKKKRNLPGTPDPDAEVVALSPKTLLATNRFVCEICNKGFQRDQNLQLHRRGHNLPWKLRQRSSKEVKKRVYVCPEPSCVHHDPSRALGDLTGIKKHFCRKHGEKKWKCDKCSKKYAVQSDWKAHSKICGTREYKCDCGTLFSRRDSFITHRAFCDALAEESAKNPNLNPESDPVQQNDSSPPPSVRPPPPPALVQVQAPVGVTIQSSEVPENPTPIIEEAPMTNGLNNHGSCSSSTSSSSNGSASSTVFASLFTSSTTSSSLQPPQPPPFSDLIRAMSHPDRAADLAPPSSTDPISLRLSTNHGSSLFGQDCRQQYAPAPTHQPPAMSATALLQKAAQMGAAATNASLLRGFGIMSSSPSPAAQQENLPWGRQIYVAENSSAAGLGLGLANGGSGLKELMMGPRQTTLDFLGLGMAVGGGSATGGLSALITSIGGGLDMATSFGGGEFSGKDLGRSS